The Angustibacter sp. Root456 genome includes the window AGGTCGACCCGTCGTCCGACATCGAGACCATCAACACCGAGCTGATCCTCGCCGACCTGCAGACCCTCGAGAACGCGGTGCCGCGCCTCGAGAAGGAGGTCAAGGGCAAGAAGACCGACAAGGCGGTGCTCGACGGCGCCGTCGCCGCCCGCGGCATCCTCGAGCGCGGTACGACGCTGTACGCGGCTGCGGCGTCCGGTGAGATCGACCTCGCCGACGTCCGCGAGCTGTCGCTGCTGACGAGCAAGCCGTTCCTCTACGTCTTCAACGTCGACGAGGCCGGTCTCAGCGACGACGCGCTGCAGGCGCGGCTGCGCGAGCTGGTGGCACCGGCCGACGCGATCTTCCTCGACGCCAAGGTCGAGGCCGAGCTCGCCGAGCTCGACCCCGAGGACGCCGCCGAGCTGCTGGCCGGCATCGGCCAGGACGAGTCCGGCCTCGACCAGCTGGCCCGCATCGGCTTCCACACCCTCGGCCTGCAGACCTACCTGACGGCGGGGCCGAAGGAGGCCCGCGCCTGGACGATCCGCAAGGGCTGGACGGCGCCTCAGGCCGCCGGCGTGATCCACACCGACTTCCAGCGCGGCTTCATCAAGGCCGAGATCGTGTCGTTCGACGAGCTCGTCGCCGCTGGCTCGATGGCCGAGGCCAAGTCGCGCGGCAAGGTGCGCATCGAGGGCAAGGACTACGTCATGGCCGACGGCGACGTGGTGGAGTTCCGCTTCAACGTGTGAGTCGACCGAGCCCCGCCGGGGGCCGGCGGCCGGCCCCCGCTAGTCGGCTCTCACGCGTCGGGTGTCGTGGGCCCACATCGCGATCTCGACGCGGTTGCGGGCGCCGAGCTTGGTCATCAGCGCTGCGACGTGGGACTTCACGGTGCTGAGGGCGACGTAGAGCTCGGTGGCGATCTCGGCGTTGGTCCGGCCCCGGGCCACCAGCGCGAGCACCTCCTCCTCGCGCTCGGTGAGCGGGTCGATGGGCTGAGCCGGCACCACTGGCGCCTGGTCGGCGAAGGTCGCCAGCAGCCGGCGGGTGACGTTGGGGGCGATCAGCGCGTCCCCGTCGGCCGCCGCGTGGATGGCCTGCACGAGGAGCTCCGGACCGGCGTCCTTGAGCAGGAAGCCGCGAGCGCCGGCGCGCAGGGCCCCGAGCACGTACTCGTCGAGGCCGAACGTGGTGATCACGACGACCGCCATCGGGTCCGTCACGTCAGGGCCGGCCAGTCGCCGTGTCACCTCGACGCCGTCGAGGCCAGGCATCCGGATGTCGACGAGGAGGACGTCGGGCCGCAGCCGGGTCGCCAGGTCGAGCGCTGCGAGGCCGTCTGCTGCCTCACCCACGACCTCGAGGTCGGGTTGCGCCCCGAGGATCATCACCAGCCCGGCGCGGACCAGATCCTGGTCGTCGGCGACGACGACACGGATGCTCATGCCGGCGCCTGCACCGGCAGCACGGCCTCGACGAGCCAGCCACCGTCGGGCCCCGGCCCGGCGCTGAGCGATCCGCCGAGGAGCTGGGCGCGTTCGGCCATGCCCAGCAGACCGAAACCAGGGTGCGGGGCTGGCCCCGGCCCCGTCTGTCCGTCGTCGCTGACCCGCAGCCTGACGGCGTCGCCCTCGCGGCGGACGTCGATCCCGACGCGGGTCGCACCCCTGGCGTGCCGGACGGCGTTGGTCAGCGACTCCTGCGCGAGCCGGTAGAGCGCGGCGTCCACGGGTCGGGCCAGCGGGGGAAACGTAGCGTCCAGCGAGACCTCGACAGTGGGCGTCGCGTCGGCGCGCGCCAGAGCAGGCAGGTCCGCGACCCCCCGCTGCGGTGCGTACGCGGCGGCTTCCTCCTCGCGCAGCACCCGCACCATGGATCTCATCTCCGCCAGGGTCCGCGACGCTTCGGACTCGATCGCGGCCAGGACCTCGGCCGCCTTCTCCGGCTGGATGCCCGCGACCACGCCCCCGGCCTGCGCCTGCACCGCGAT containing:
- the ychF gene encoding redox-regulated ATPase YchF translates to MALTIGIVGLPNVGKSTLFNALTKNDVLAANYPFATIEPNVGVVPLPDERLTKLAEVFGSARILPATVSFVDIAGIVKGASEGEGLGNKFLANIREADAICQVIRAFDDPDVVHVEGKVDPSSDIETINTELILADLQTLENAVPRLEKEVKGKKTDKAVLDGAVAARGILERGTTLYAAAASGEIDLADVRELSLLTSKPFLYVFNVDEAGLSDDALQARLRELVAPADAIFLDAKVEAELAELDPEDAAELLAGIGQDESGLDQLARIGFHTLGLQTYLTAGPKEARAWTIRKGWTAPQAAGVIHTDFQRGFIKAEIVSFDELVAAGSMAEAKSRGKVRIEGKDYVMADGDVVEFRFNV
- a CDS encoding response regulator transcription factor, which produces MSIRVVVADDQDLVRAGLVMILGAQPDLEVVGEAADGLAALDLATRLRPDVLLVDIRMPGLDGVEVTRRLAGPDVTDPMAVVVITTFGLDEYVLGALRAGARGFLLKDAGPELLVQAIHAAADGDALIAPNVTRRLLATFADQAPVVPAQPIDPLTEREEEVLALVARGRTNAEIATELYVALSTVKSHVAALMTKLGARNRVEIAMWAHDTRRVRAD